The following coding sequences are from one Phycisphaeraceae bacterium window:
- a CDS encoding bifunctional methionine sulfoxide reductase B/A protein, with product MRFLYPFALLALFAIVTSAVVYAAGSAWRRQDSGDAMKTPAAPTRGPVISKSGFDVSPLSPERVDELAKALKPEEARVILAKGTEPAFCGTLVDNHKQGQYVCRLCGLPLFSSDSKFESGSGWPSFFQPFDAAHIRELADTSHGMVRTEILCARCGAHLGHVFPDGPPPTGQRYCLNSISMTFYEEGEKLPPQSMPIKTETAYFAGGCFWGVEDRFQQVPGVLDAVSGYMGGTTSDPTYRDVCSHGTGHAEAVRVVFDPSRVTYRQLMEKFFKFHDPTQLNRQGPDVGDQYRSAIFTVGDDQLRQAKAFIDEQQKTERFKNRKIVTAVEKAPTFYPAEDYHQDYHLKNGGHCPIPQD from the coding sequence ATGAGGTTTCTCTATCCCTTTGCTCTGCTCGCGCTGTTCGCGATCGTCACCTCCGCCGTGGTGTACGCGGCGGGGTCCGCGTGGCGCCGGCAGGATTCTGGAGACGCGATGAAGACGCCAGCGGCGCCGACCAGAGGCCCCGTGATTTCGAAGTCCGGATTTGACGTGTCGCCCCTGAGCCCGGAACGGGTCGACGAACTTGCCAAGGCCCTCAAGCCCGAAGAGGCCAGGGTCATCCTCGCCAAGGGCACCGAGCCTGCGTTCTGCGGCACGCTTGTCGACAACCACAAGCAGGGCCAGTACGTCTGCCGACTCTGCGGCCTGCCTCTTTTCTCGTCCGATTCCAAGTTCGAGTCGGGGAGTGGCTGGCCGTCGTTCTTCCAGCCGTTCGACGCCGCGCACATCCGCGAGTTGGCCGACACATCACACGGGATGGTCCGCACCGAGATCCTGTGCGCTCGCTGCGGAGCGCACCTGGGTCATGTGTTCCCCGATGGGCCGCCGCCGACCGGCCAGCGCTATTGCCTGAACTCAATCTCCATGACGTTCTACGAGGAGGGTGAAAAGTTGCCCCCACAGTCGATGCCGATCAAGACCGAAACCGCCTATTTCGCAGGAGGCTGCTTCTGGGGCGTCGAGGACCGGTTCCAGCAGGTGCCCGGCGTCCTGGACGCCGTCAGTGGCTACATGGGAGGCACCACGTCTGACCCGACATACCGGGACGTCTGTTCCCACGGCACAGGGCACGCCGAGGCCGTGCGGGTGGTCTTTGACCCCAGCCGCGTGACCTACCGCCAACTCATGGAGAAGTTCTTCAAGTTTCACGATCCGACGCAGCTCAACCGGCAGGGGCCGGACGTCGGGGACCAGTACCGCTCGGCGATCTTCACCGTCGGTGATGACCAGCTCCGCCAGGCCAAGGCCTTCATCGACGAGCAGCAGAAGACCGAGCGGTTCAAGAACCGCAAGATCGTCACGGCTGTCGAGAAAGCGCCGACCTTCTACCCGGCCGAGGACTACCACCAGGACTACCACCTCAAGAACGGCGGCCACTGTCCGATACCGCAGGACTAA
- a CDS encoding fatty acid desaturase, translating to MTASPPAGVVEPASAPSVHEPDPPRTPKHEPMSWQLRTVNLIVVVLPFAGLVAAIIMLWGVAFSWVYLGLLVGMYLATGLGITIGFHRYFTHKSFDAPKPVAFVLGALGSMAVQGPILEWVSVHRSHHQHSDEFDDPHSPHTHGDTVAGILRGAWHSHIGWLFTATPKGLDRYVVDLSKDAMIRRMSAAFPLLAVLGLAIPAVLGGLLTMSWMGVLLGLIWGGLVRVFFVHHVTWSVNSVCHIWGTQPFRSHDESRNNPIIGVLAMGEGWHNNHHAFPTSARHGLRWWEFDLSYVIIRAMALFGLASNIRVPTPDRLAAKRV from the coding sequence ATGACAGCGTCCCCCCCCGCCGGCGTGGTTGAACCCGCCAGTGCACCATCCGTCCACGAACCCGACCCCCCCCGCACGCCCAAGCACGAGCCCATGAGTTGGCAGCTCCGGACGGTCAACCTGATCGTCGTGGTGCTCCCGTTTGCCGGGCTGGTCGCGGCGATCATCATGCTCTGGGGCGTGGCGTTCAGCTGGGTCTACCTGGGCCTGCTGGTCGGGATGTACCTTGCCACGGGGCTGGGGATCACGATCGGGTTCCACCGCTACTTCACCCACAAGTCCTTCGATGCCCCCAAGCCGGTGGCCTTCGTCCTCGGGGCCCTGGGATCGATGGCCGTGCAGGGCCCGATTCTCGAATGGGTCTCCGTCCATCGCAGCCACCACCAGCACAGCGACGAGTTCGATGACCCGCACTCCCCGCACACCCACGGCGATACCGTCGCCGGCATCCTCCGCGGCGCGTGGCACTCGCACATTGGCTGGCTCTTTACCGCCACCCCCAAGGGTCTCGATCGCTACGTGGTGGACCTGAGTAAGGACGCCATGATCCGGCGGATGAGCGCGGCGTTCCCGCTGCTGGCCGTCCTCGGCCTTGCGATCCCGGCTGTCCTGGGCGGGCTGCTGACGATGTCGTGGATGGGGGTGCTCCTGGGCCTGATCTGGGGCGGCCTTGTGCGGGTCTTCTTTGTCCACCACGTGACTTGGAGCGTCAACTCGGTCTGCCACATCTGGGGTACCCAGCCCTTCCGCAGCCACGATGAGAGCCGGAACAACCCGATCATCGGCGTTCTGGCCATGGGCGAGGGGTGGCACAACAACCACCACGCGTTCCCGACGTCGGCGCGGCACGGCCTGCGCTGGTGGGAGTTCGACCTGAGCTACGTGATCATCAGAGCTATGGCTCTGTTTGGATTGGCGAGCAACATCCGCGTTCCCACGCCGGATCGGCTCGCCGCCAAGCGGGTATGA
- the tpx gene encoding thiol peroxidase → MKQYHLALLGLALALLGASCSSTDRAAAPPAEPGRTGVVSIRGKPATLEGTTPPIGAPAPDFTAVAIDMTEKRLSDYRGKTVILSTVPSIDTAVCDRETRTFNERAASLDSDVVILTVSMDLPFAQKRWCGAEGIDRVVMLSDSKNREAGKRYGVLIRENGLLARAVFVIDAQGVVRYEEVVADVSSEPDYDAAIAAARNAGGR, encoded by the coding sequence ATGAAGCAATACCACCTCGCCCTGCTGGGGCTGGCCTTGGCTCTTCTCGGCGCATCGTGCTCCTCCACCGACCGGGCCGCGGCGCCTCCGGCGGAGCCTGGGCGGACCGGCGTGGTCAGCATCAGGGGTAAGCCCGCCACGCTCGAAGGGACCACCCCGCCGATTGGTGCGCCGGCCCCAGACTTCACGGCGGTCGCCATCGACATGACCGAGAAGCGACTCTCCGACTATCGCGGCAAGACCGTGATCCTCTCTACGGTACCCTCAATCGACACCGCGGTCTGCGACCGGGAGACGCGGACGTTCAACGAGCGGGCGGCTTCGCTGGATTCCGACGTGGTCATCTTGACGGTCTCGATGGACCTCCCCTTTGCACAGAAACGATGGTGCGGGGCCGAGGGGATCGACCGGGTGGTCATGCTCTCCGACTCCAAGAATCGCGAGGCTGGGAAGCGATACGGGGTGCTCATCCGTGAGAACGGCCTGCTCGCCCGCGCGGTGTTCGTCATCGATGCCCAGGGCGTCGTGCGCTACGAGGAGGTGGTGGCCGACGTCTCCTCCGAGCCGGACTACGACGCAGCGATCGCGGCGGCCCGGAACGCAGGGGGCCGCTAG
- a CDS encoding dienelactone hydrolase family protein has translation MTGMIIRGVLLALSIALLAAAAPPGGAPRAATIKTETIAYEHDGKAYEGYLAYDESIKGPRPAVLICHEWWGNNEYSRRRARDLAALGYTAFALDMYGQGRTTSDPAKAQEWSGALYKDPKSLRELATAGLEILRKRPETDPSRIAVIGYCMGGSVALELARTGADVDAVVCFHTSGLAAANAADNANIKGRVLVCTGADDPLVPADQIAAFKSQMADAKIAARVVEYPGAKHSFTNPDADKANMAPVAYNQQADEKSWADMRALFAETIDRK, from the coding sequence ATGACCGGGATGATCATTCGCGGTGTCCTGCTGGCCCTGTCCATCGCCCTGCTCGCGGCGGCCGCGCCACCCGGCGGGGCTCCCAGAGCCGCAACGATCAAGACAGAGACCATTGCCTATGAGCATGACGGCAAGGCCTACGAGGGGTACCTGGCCTACGACGAGTCGATCAAGGGGCCCCGCCCCGCCGTGCTGATCTGCCACGAATGGTGGGGGAACAACGAGTACAGCCGACGCCGCGCCCGTGATCTTGCTGCACTGGGATACACCGCGTTCGCCCTGGACATGTACGGGCAGGGACGAACGACTTCCGATCCAGCCAAGGCTCAGGAATGGTCGGGCGCCCTGTACAAGGACCCCAAGTCGCTCCGAGAACTCGCCACAGCGGGGCTGGAAATACTCCGCAAGCGTCCTGAGACGGACCCTTCGCGCATTGCGGTCATCGGGTATTGCATGGGCGGCAGCGTGGCCCTGGAACTGGCCCGCACCGGCGCCGATGTTGACGCGGTTGTCTGCTTCCACACGTCGGGCCTCGCGGCGGCGAACGCGGCGGACAACGCGAACATCAAGGGACGGGTGCTCGTCTGCACGGGAGCGGACGATCCGCTGGTCCCGGCGGACCAGATCGCGGCGTTCAAGTCGCAGATGGCCGATGCGAAGATCGCCGCCCGGGTCGTGGAGTATCCCGGGGCCAAGCACTCGTTCACCAACCCCGATGCGGACAAGGCGAACATGGCCCCGGTCGCCTACAACCAGCAGGCGGACGAGAAGTCATGGGCTGACATGCGTGCGCTCTTCGCCGAAACGATCGACCGCAAGTGA
- a CDS encoding type II secretion system protein, translating to MAQPARHHRGFTLIELLVVIAIIAILVSLLLPALASARESGRALKCSVNFKSIGTGFTMYANDCKDQIWEAGFNNPFRFWYAQPTAPNFPLSATNPARLGPAFEYLSIVDRVFECPTTKRRAQTTFTANPNDPYWQTPQNSLQIILWQEFLSERSLNFDYTMVTGAAGAQLGSVVSAAWDTRCRTRSGTAGRPTTIQQNQAQTLKRFRGIPVYMEEDIDWHNRASPDGLWSNWDQVTKRHSGKGHMVTIAGDVEAFDAPKGTSDSTQGDIGDFVANDVYVSRDSRTWYILAPSWPGTLRPYGWVNSPR from the coding sequence ATGGCCCAGCCCGCCCGTCATCATCGGGGCTTTACGCTCATCGAACTTCTGGTGGTGATCGCGATCATCGCGATCCTCGTGTCGCTCCTGCTCCCAGCGCTCGCCAGCGCGCGGGAGTCCGGCCGCGCGCTCAAGTGCTCGGTCAACTTCAAGAGCATCGGCACGGGATTCACGATGTACGCCAACGACTGCAAGGACCAGATCTGGGAGGCGGGGTTCAACAACCCGTTCCGCTTCTGGTACGCCCAGCCCACGGCCCCCAACTTCCCCCTGAGCGCCACCAACCCGGCCAGGCTCGGCCCCGCCTTCGAGTACCTGAGCATCGTGGACCGCGTCTTCGAGTGCCCGACGACCAAGCGACGGGCCCAGACGACGTTCACGGCGAATCCGAACGACCCCTACTGGCAGACCCCGCAGAACTCCCTCCAGATCATCCTCTGGCAGGAGTTCCTCTCGGAGCGGTCCCTGAACTTTGACTACACGATGGTCACCGGCGCGGCCGGCGCCCAGCTCGGCTCGGTCGTCTCCGCCGCGTGGGACACCCGCTGCCGCACGCGTTCGGGTACGGCCGGACGCCCCACCACGATCCAGCAGAACCAGGCGCAGACCCTCAAGCGGTTCCGCGGCATCCCCGTCTACATGGAAGAGGACATCGACTGGCACAACCGCGCCTCGCCCGACGGGCTCTGGAGCAACTGGGACCAGGTGACGAAACGCCACTCGGGCAAGGGGCACATGGTGACGATCGCCGGCGACGTCGAGGCCTTCGATGCCCCCAAGGGCACCAGCGACAGCACGCAGGGAGACATCGGCGACTTCGTGGCCAACGACGTCTACGTGAGCCGGGATAGCCGCACGTGGTACATCCTCGCACCGTCGTGGCCCGGCACGCTTAGGCCGTACGGCTGGGTGAACTCGCCGCGGTAG
- a CDS encoding tRNA-dihydrouridine synthase family protein produces MSCHGNNATPPSPAIAPGAEDLDVARFARELGHRWPGGVDPRLRALVPEFDAPFFQAGLAGYSDAAMRLVARRNGCPFCVTEALLDRMLLGGGRGFDKADLELIRDNVPGGAEDRPLAGQIIGSDPDEMAAAALKMIEQASRRDREYRDMAYGDGRLPDYVNTKWQVHEGDRMAAAESSPVAASPETSDASFATIDVNLACPVKKIDRKARGGHWLSEPQGAIEILRAVRAAVPPGILCTVKLRRGYDDTPEMATAFEQIFNACYELGYAWATVHARTVEQKYIGPSRWTFLRDLVARHPDKLIFGSGDVWDVHDIFRMIAYTGVAGVSVARGCIGNPWIFRQARELLAGVPVRVPTIAEQRSVLFDHFRLSVAVNGERAAGKMMRKFGIRFAVHHPQAEQVRQRMIAVNSTPDWLSVLATLYPVAEPETLAVAL; encoded by the coding sequence ATGTCGTGCCACGGCAACAACGCAACGCCCCCAAGCCCGGCGATTGCCCCCGGGGCTGAGGATCTGGATGTCGCCCGTTTCGCCCGCGAGCTGGGTCATCGGTGGCCGGGGGGCGTAGACCCGAGGCTGCGGGCTCTCGTGCCCGAGTTTGATGCACCGTTCTTTCAGGCTGGGCTCGCAGGGTATTCCGATGCGGCTATGCGGCTGGTCGCACGCCGCAACGGGTGTCCGTTCTGCGTCACCGAGGCCCTCTTGGACCGCATGCTACTGGGGGGCGGACGCGGGTTTGACAAGGCTGATCTGGAACTGATCCGCGACAACGTGCCCGGTGGCGCCGAGGACCGCCCCTTGGCCGGGCAGATTATCGGTTCGGATCCCGACGAGATGGCCGCCGCGGCACTCAAGATGATCGAGCAGGCGTCGCGCCGCGACCGCGAGTACCGCGATATGGCGTACGGCGACGGCCGCCTGCCGGACTACGTCAACACGAAGTGGCAAGTGCACGAAGGGGACCGGATGGCAGCGGCCGAGAGCTCGCCCGTAGCGGCCAGCCCAGAGACAAGCGATGCCTCCTTTGCCACGATTGACGTCAACCTCGCCTGCCCGGTCAAGAAGATCGACCGCAAGGCCCGCGGCGGGCACTGGCTCTCGGAGCCGCAGGGGGCGATCGAGATCCTGCGGGCCGTCCGGGCCGCCGTGCCCCCCGGGATCCTCTGCACCGTCAAACTCCGGCGGGGGTACGACGACACACCGGAGATGGCGACCGCGTTTGAACAGATCTTCAACGCGTGTTACGAACTGGGCTACGCGTGGGCCACTGTCCACGCCCGCACGGTTGAGCAAAAGTACATCGGCCCCTCGCGCTGGACGTTCCTCCGCGACCTTGTCGCCCGCCATCCCGACAAACTGATCTTCGGCTCGGGCGACGTCTGGGACGTGCACGACATCTTCCGCATGATTGCCTACACAGGCGTCGCAGGCGTGTCGGTCGCCCGGGGCTGCATCGGGAACCCGTGGATCTTCCGACAGGCGAGGGAGTTGCTGGCCGGCGTCCCCGTGCGGGTCCCGACGATCGCCGAGCAACGCTCGGTCCTCTTCGATCACTTTCGGCTCTCGGTCGCCGTCAACGGGGAGCGAGCCGCGGGGAAAATGATGCGGAAGTTCGGCATCCGCTTCGCCGTCCACCATCCGCAGGCGGAGCAAGTCCGGCAACGCATGATCGCCGTTAACTCAACTCCGGATTGGCTGTCGGTGCTCGCCACTCTCTACCCAGTCGCTGAGCCCGAAACGCTGGCAGTCGCCTTGTGA
- a CDS encoding PIG-L family deacetylase has product MASILVVGPHPDDQELGMGGTIARLASQGHSVCLLDMTDGEPTPHGNPQTRALEAAEAARALSSPGNPVVRRQLGLRNRFVEHSIEARHKVAGVIRAVQAQVLFVPYFEDAHPDHVAVTRIVEDARFDAKLTGLPMPGDEGRPPLYPKWLIYYFATHLRIAAAPTFIMDTTGFEDCKHAAVLAYRSQFVVNEKNRAVVEWVGAAGKYFGSRIGAASGEPFYSKEPLGLTGLDSVVM; this is encoded by the coding sequence ATGGCGAGCATCCTCGTGGTCGGCCCGCACCCGGACGACCAGGAACTTGGCATGGGCGGGACGATTGCCCGCCTCGCGTCGCAGGGTCACAGCGTGTGCCTGCTGGACATGACCGACGGCGAGCCGACCCCGCACGGCAACCCGCAGACCCGGGCTCTGGAAGCGGCTGAGGCGGCGAGGGCGCTGTCGAGCCCGGGGAACCCGGTCGTGCGGCGGCAGCTGGGACTGCGCAACCGGTTTGTCGAGCACTCGATCGAGGCAAGGCACAAGGTGGCGGGGGTGATCCGGGCCGTGCAGGCGCAGGTGCTGTTCGTTCCGTACTTCGAGGATGCGCACCCGGACCACGTCGCGGTGACGCGGATCGTGGAGGACGCGAGGTTCGATGCGAAACTGACGGGGCTGCCGATGCCGGGGGACGAGGGGCGGCCGCCGCTGTACCCGAAGTGGCTGATCTACTACTTCGCGACGCACCTGCGGATCGCGGCGGCCCCGACGTTCATCATGGATACGACGGGGTTCGAGGACTGCAAGCACGCGGCGGTGCTCGCCTACCGGTCCCAGTTCGTGGTGAACGAGAAGAACCGGGCGGTGGTGGAGTGGGTCGGCGCCGCGGGGAAGTACTTCGGCTCCCGAATCGGGGCCGCGTCGGGGGAGCCGTTCTACAGCAAGGAGCCGCTCGGGCTCACGGGTCTGGATTCGGTGGTGATGTGA
- the mgtE gene encoding magnesium transporter has translation MTLTAELILPEVKELIAEGAFSELRLSLKGIPPADIADIVAGLEPAEAAVMFRFLARDDAGEVFAYLDGEHQELLINELGASASRVVEGMDPDDAAKLLEELPTEVAQRLIASLKPEERREVQAILGYPAKSVGRLMTPDYVTVRPEWTVAQAIEHIRRYGRDAETINVVYVVDDMGRLIDDIRLRQIFMTEPDRPVESLMNRTYVALRADDPQEEAVTQLLRYDRVALPVVDSRGVLLGIVTHDDVADVAQEEATEDIQKMGGTEALDEPYNTIPLWRLFMKRGKWLAVLFLGEMLTASAMTTFEGELDRAVVLGLFIPLIVSSGGNSGSQASTLIIRSLALGEIQLGDWFAVFRREVACGMMLGLFLGLIGLVRILAWHELGFADYSRHFVLVGITVATTLVGIVMWGSIIGSMLPFLFRRLKMDPAAISAPFVATLVDVTGIIIYFSCALLLLRSTLLASHGSMPAYRFEVGTQPYVIFNDHKGRPVEVATEADSTTRYPVVQLEPVDARPAGTTSNR, from the coding sequence TTGACGCTGACGGCCGAACTCATCCTGCCGGAGGTGAAGGAACTGATCGCCGAGGGGGCGTTCAGTGAACTGCGCCTCTCGCTCAAGGGGATCCCGCCGGCCGACATCGCGGACATCGTGGCGGGGCTGGAGCCGGCCGAGGCCGCCGTGATGTTCCGCTTCCTGGCGCGGGACGATGCAGGTGAGGTGTTCGCGTACCTCGACGGCGAGCACCAGGAACTTCTGATCAACGAACTCGGGGCCAGCGCCTCGCGGGTCGTCGAGGGCATGGACCCTGACGACGCCGCGAAACTGCTCGAGGAGCTGCCCACCGAGGTCGCCCAGCGGCTCATCGCATCGCTCAAGCCCGAGGAACGGCGGGAGGTGCAGGCGATCCTCGGCTACCCCGCCAAGAGCGTCGGCCGCCTGATGACGCCCGACTACGTGACCGTCCGGCCGGAGTGGACGGTGGCGCAGGCGATCGAGCACATCCGCCGGTACGGACGCGACGCCGAGACGATCAACGTCGTCTACGTCGTTGACGACATGGGCCGGCTGATCGACGACATCCGGCTGCGGCAGATCTTCATGACCGAGCCGGACCGGCCGGTCGAGAGCCTGATGAACCGCACGTACGTCGCGCTCCGGGCTGACGATCCCCAGGAGGAGGCGGTCACGCAGTTGCTGCGGTACGACCGCGTGGCCCTCCCGGTGGTGGATTCCCGCGGCGTGCTGCTGGGGATCGTGACGCACGACGACGTCGCCGACGTGGCCCAAGAGGAAGCCACCGAGGACATCCAGAAGATGGGCGGCACGGAGGCGCTCGACGAGCCGTACAACACGATCCCGCTGTGGCGGCTGTTCATGAAGCGGGGCAAGTGGCTCGCCGTGTTGTTCCTAGGCGAGATGCTGACGGCCTCGGCGATGACCACCTTCGAGGGGGAGCTGGACCGTGCCGTGGTGCTCGGGCTGTTCATACCGCTGATCGTGTCCAGCGGCGGGAACAGCGGGTCGCAGGCGTCGACACTCATCATCCGCTCCCTCGCGCTGGGCGAGATCCAGCTCGGCGACTGGTTCGCGGTGTTCCGCAGGGAAGTGGCCTGCGGCATGATGCTTGGCCTCTTCCTCGGGCTGATCGGGCTGGTTCGGATCCTGGCGTGGCACGAGCTGGGATTCGCGGACTACTCGCGCCACTTCGTCCTGGTCGGTATCACCGTGGCGACCACGCTCGTGGGGATCGTGATGTGGGGGTCGATCATCGGCAGCATGCTGCCGTTCCTCTTCCGCAGGCTCAAGATGGACCCCGCGGCGATCTCCGCGCCGTTCGTCGCCACGCTGGTCGACGTCACGGGCATCATCATCTATTTCTCCTGCGCGCTGCTGCTCCTGCGATCGACGCTGCTCGCGTCGCACGGGAGCATGCCGGCGTACCGGTTCGAGGTCGGCACCCAGCCGTACGTGATCTTCAACGATCACAAGGGACGGCCTGTGGAGGTGGCGACCGAGGCGGACAGCACGACCCGCTACCCGGTGGTTCAGCTCGAGCCGGTTGATGCCCGGCCCGCGGGAACAACAAGCAACCGGTAG
- a CDS encoding alpha/beta fold hydrolase encodes MTLRLPLASAMAVYLALASWLPAQPESPATPYAEPSAPAAPSAEKERWTGSIALPGGASLDFTIVVTRAETPSATMSIPMQGLKDAGLRDVSLSGSTMKFTLGLASMPRPSWAHFDVERAADGGSAHGTMKQAGGEFNVTMRRLGADESAEPVRPQDPKPPFPYTSRDVTYTNPADGATLAGTLTIPAGDGPHPCVVFITGSGPQDRDEAIMGHRPFLVIADHLARHGIASLRSDDRGVGGSSAPNPFDATTVTFAGDVRVALEFLKNQPEIDPRRLGLIGHSEGGLIAPMVASESKDVSYIVLLAGTGVPGGEVLREQLAAINRAAGVNEENIARQRAAQAKVLDLVVSRAGDDEIRPFMEELVVAQGGDAADPAFDTIVSRHIAAMRSPWMEMFIALDPRDFLRRTSCPVLALNGSLDLQVMPAQNLPEIRKALADGGNTDVTIVELPGLNHMLQTAKTGGIDEYSRIEETVSPEALDRMTQWLRLKAGLDH; translated from the coding sequence ATGACACTCCGACTGCCCCTCGCATCGGCCATGGCGGTGTATCTTGCCCTCGCATCGTGGCTGCCGGCACAGCCTGAATCGCCGGCAACGCCATACGCAGAGCCCTCCGCCCCGGCGGCGCCGAGTGCCGAGAAGGAACGATGGACCGGCTCGATCGCCCTTCCCGGCGGGGCTTCGCTCGATTTCACGATTGTCGTCACCAGGGCCGAAACGCCATCGGCGACCATGTCGATCCCGATGCAGGGGCTCAAGGATGCGGGCCTCCGCGACGTGTCGTTGAGCGGCTCGACCATGAAGTTCACGCTTGGCCTGGCGAGCATGCCGCGTCCATCGTGGGCCCACTTCGACGTCGAGCGAGCCGCCGATGGGGGCTCGGCACACGGAACAATGAAGCAGGCCGGTGGCGAGTTCAACGTCACGATGCGGCGGCTCGGCGCGGACGAGTCGGCCGAGCCGGTCCGCCCCCAGGACCCCAAGCCGCCATTCCCCTACACCTCGCGGGACGTGACGTACACCAACCCGGCGGACGGCGCCACGCTCGCGGGCACGCTCACGATCCCAGCGGGCGACGGGCCGCACCCCTGCGTGGTCTTCATCACCGGGTCTGGCCCGCAGGACCGAGATGAGGCGATCATGGGCCACCGCCCGTTCCTGGTGATCGCCGACCATCTCGCGCGGCACGGCATCGCCTCCCTCCGATCCGATGACCGCGGAGTCGGCGGCTCGTCCGCGCCAAACCCCTTCGATGCAACCACGGTCACGTTCGCGGGAGACGTACGCGTCGCCCTGGAGTTCCTCAAGAACCAGCCGGAGATCGATCCGCGGCGGCTCGGGTTGATCGGGCACTCCGAGGGGGGACTGATCGCCCCGATGGTGGCGTCGGAATCGAAGGATGTTTCATACATCGTGCTGCTCGCGGGCACCGGCGTGCCGGGGGGCGAGGTTCTGCGCGAGCAGCTCGCCGCGATCAACCGGGCCGCCGGTGTCAATGAGGAGAACATCGCTCGCCAGCGGGCGGCGCAGGCGAAGGTGCTGGACCTGGTCGTCTCTCGCGCCGGCGACGACGAGATCCGTCCGTTCATGGAGGAACTTGTCGTTGCACAGGGCGGCGACGCCGCCGATCCGGCCTTCGACACCATCGTCAGCCGCCATATCGCGGCGATGCGTTCGCCGTGGATGGAGATGTTCATCGCGCTGGACCCCAGGGATTTCCTCCGCCGGACCTCCTGTCCGGTGCTGGCGCTCAACGGGTCGCTCGATCTCCAGGTGATGCCCGCGCAGAACCTGCCGGAGATCCGCAAGGCCCTCGCCGACGGCGGCAACACGGACGTCACGATTGTGGAACTCCCCGGCCTTAACCACATGCTCCAGACCGCCAAGACCGGCGGCATCGACGAGTATTCGCGGATCGAGGAGACCGTCAGCCCCGAGGCGCTGGACCGGATGACGCAGTGGTTGCGGCTCAAGGCGGGGCTGGATCACTGA